The following proteins are co-located in the Thermodesulfobacteriota bacterium genome:
- a CDS encoding type II toxin-antitoxin system Phd/YefM family antitoxin has product MNTRFSEDVIPLTDLKVNPGRVVKHVAESRRPVLLTSRGRGVAVVQSVAEYEKEQEERAFLRAVVEGFADLEEGREHSLADAKARLGVK; this is encoded by the coding sequence ATGAACACCCGTTTCTCCGAAGACGTGATCCCCCTGACCGATCTTAAGGTGAACCCGGGCCGGGTGGTGAAGCACGTGGCCGAGTCCCGCCGACCCGTGCTCCTCACCAGCCGCGGCCGCGGCGTGGCGGTGGTCCAGTCCGTGGCGGAGTACGAGAAGGAGCAGGAGGAGCGCGCGTTCCTGCGGGCGGTGGTGGAAGGCTTCGCGGATCTGGAGGAAGGCCGAGAGCACTCCCTGGCCGACGCCAAGGCCCGTTTGGGGGTGAAGTAG